The following proteins are encoded in a genomic region of Neurospora crassa OR74A linkage group VI, whole genome shotgun sequence:
- the ena-1 gene encoding calcium-transporting ATPase 3 — protein MTKTEPDKAAAGDHVSGQSNKPLSRPAHALTHQDLAHEIGADPLSGLTPDEAKRRLEEYGKNELGEAEGVQPIKIIIAQIANAMTLVLILAMAVSFGIKSWIEGGVVAFVIGLNVVVGFFQEYSAEKTMDSLRSLSSPTATVVRGGEAMVVPSGEIVPGDLVEVKMGDTLPADIRLIEAKNFETDEALLTGESLPVRKTVESTFDDTTGPGDRLNVAYSSSTVTKGRAKGIVFATGTFTEIGAIASALNKKDSKVRPVKRKPNGHAGPHRYLEAYTLTLGDALGRFLGVNVGTPLQRKLSKLAMLLFGIAVICAIIVLGANKFNTRQEVIIYAVATGLSMIPASLVVVLTITMAAGTKRMVERNVIVRNLKSLEALGAVTDICSDKTGTLTQGKMVARGAWIPGMGTYTVELGDEPVNPTKGDIRFAKQMPSEVDFKSTNAEKSSTGPVTAPGELLTSSTTRLQDFLSVCSLANLATVFSKESEETPGTEQWHARGDPTEIAIQVFASRFDFNRLRLVSGSNPEWQEVAEFPFDSDVKRMSVIMKNTQTQEHWAFTKGAVERVIGACVNYFDSDGPDAEAKPVTDEFRADILKNMESFASLGLRVLALASRRLPSDGTTWNEETSRSLIESELTFRGLIGLYDPPRPSSASAVHQCHEAGISVHMLTGDHPETAKAIAIEVGILPPLSSMSRVSAAVAHAMVMTASQFDALSDDEVDALPVLPLVIARCAPSTKVRMIEALHRRGRFCAMTGDGVNDSPSLRRADVGIAMGLSGSDVAKDASDIVLTDDNFASIVAAIEEGRRIFDNIQKFVLHVLAENIAQAGTLLIGLAFKDASGLSVFPLAPVEIVWIIMITSGLPDMGLGFERAVPDIMARPPQSLKTGIFTLEFIIDMIFYGLWITALCLASFVLRVYAWGDGDLGSGCNEHYSDSCETVFRARATTFACLTWFALFLAWELVDMRRSFFRMQPGSKKYFTQWMVDVWRNKFLFWAIVGGFVTLFPTLYIPVINHAVFKHTGISWEWGIVFVAAGLFFGGVEGWKWAKRVFLRRRARRGAAKSGGGAGGQGKLWKDMDVEEKIFGEYFGSPASTDEVSLQDTHTRGHEKKNDEGATGQRQENQGRD, from the exons ATGACCAAGACGGAGCCTGAtaaggctgctgctggcgacCATGTCTCTGGCCAAAGCAACAAACCCCTTTCCCGACCTGCCCACGCCTTGACCCATCAAGATCTCGCCCACGAGATTGGAGCCGACCCCCTCTCCGGTCTCACCCCCGACGAAGCCAAGCGTCGGCTTGAGGAATATGGGAAAAACGAACTGGGCGAGGCTGAAGGTGTCCAGCCCATCAAGATCATCATTGCTCAGATTGCCAATGCCATGACGTTG GTCCTCATCCTGGCCATGGCCGTCTCCTTTGGTATTAAATCCTGGATCGAAGGCGGTGTCGTTGCCTTCGTCATCGGCCTcaacgtcgtcgtcggtttCTTCCAAGAGTACTCTGCCGAAAAAACCATGGACAGTCTACgctctctttcctctcccACCGCCACCGTCGTCCGCGGCGGCGAGGCCATGGTCGTCCCCTCTGGTGAAATTGTCCCCGGTGATCTAGTTGAAGTCAAAATGGGCGATACTCTGCCGGCTGATATCAG GTTGATCGAAGCCAAAAACTTTGAAACCGACGAAGCTCTCCTAACCGGCGAATCCCTTCCCGTTCGCAAGACGGTTGAGTCTACTTTCGACGACACCACCGGCCCTGGCGACCGTCTCAACGTCgcctactcctcctccaccgtcaCCAAGGGAAGAGCAAAGGGTATCGTTTTTGCTACCGGCACGTTTACCGAAATCGGCGCCATCGCCTCTGCTCTCAACAAGAAAGACTCCAAGGTCCGTCCCGTCAAGCGCAAGCCCAATGGCCACGCTGGTCCCCATCGTTATCTGGAGGCGTACACTTTGACTCTTGGAGACGCCCTCGGTCGGTTTTTGGGTGTCAACGTCGGCACTCCGCTGCAGAGGAAGCTGTCGAAGCTGGCTATGTTGCTCTTTGGCATCGCGGTTATCTGCGCCATCATCGTCTTGGGAGCGAACAAGTTCAACACCCGTCAGGAAGTTATCATTTACGCCGTGGCCACAGGCCTGTCGATGATTCCGGCgagtttggtggtggtgttgacaaTCACCATGGCGGCTGGCACCAAGAGGATGGTGGAACGGAACGTCATTGTGCGCAACCTCAAGTCTTTGGAAGCCCTGGGCGCCGTGACGGACATTTGCTCGGACAAGACTGGCACGCTTACTCAAGGAAAAATGGTAGCGAGAGGTGCTTGGATCCCGGGAATGGGCACTTATACCGTCGAACTGGGTGATGAGCCGGTGAATCCTACCAAGGGCGACATCCGCTTTGCGAAGCAGATGCCGTCGGAGGTTGATTTCAAGTCGACCAACGCTGAAAAGAGCTCTACCGGCCCTGTTACGGCCCCTGGAGAGCTCTTGACATCCAGCACCACCCGTCTCCAAGACTTCCTCTCCGTCTGCTCCCTTGCCAACCTTGCCACCGTCTTCTCCAAGGAATCCGAAGAAACGCCCGGCACCGAACAATGGCACGCGCGCGGCGACCCGACCGAAATCGCCATCCAGGTGTTTGCTTCCCGCTTCGACTTTAACCGTCTCCGTCTTGTCTCCGGTTCCAATCCCGAATGGCAAGAAGTCGCCGAATTCCCGTTCGATTCGGACGTTAAGCGCATGTCGGTGATCATGAAGAATACGCAGACGCAAGAACACTGGGCCTTCACCAAGGGCGCTGTGGAAAGGGTTATTGGTGCTTGCGTCAACTACTTTGACTCTGACGGTCCCGACGCGGAGGCTAAGCCCGTAACTGACGAGTTCCGCGCCGATATCCTGAAGAACATGGAATCTTTTGCCTCTCTCGGTCTACGCGTCCTGGCCCTCGCCTCCCGCCGTCTTCCCTCCGACGGCACCACCTGGAACGAAGAAACGTCCCGCTCCCTCATCGAATCCGAGCTCACCTTCCGCGGCCTGATCGGGCTCTACGACCCTCCCCGCCCCTCGTCCGCCTCGGCCGTCCACCAATGCCACGAAGCCGGTATTTCGGTCCATATGCTCACTGGTGACCACCCAGAGACCGCCAAGGCCATCGCCATCGAAGTAGGCATCCTgccccctctctcttccaTGTCCCGCGTCTCTGCAGCTGTCGCCCACGCAATGGTCATGACCGCCTCGCAGTTCGATGCCTTGTCCGATGACGAAGTTGACGCTTTGCCCGTTCTCCCACTCGTCATCGCGCGCTGCGCTCCCTCTACCAAAGTCCGCATGATCGAAGCCTTGCATCGCCGTGGTCGCTTCTGCGCCATGACGGGCGACGGCGTCAACGACTCTCCTTCCCTCCGTCGCGCCGACGTCGGTATCGCCATGGGTCTTTCCGGTTCGGACGTAGCCAAAGACGCCTCGGACATTGTTCTGACAGACGACAACTTTGCCTCCATCGTCGCCGCCATTGAAGAAGGCCGTCGCATTTTCGACAACATCCAGAAATTCGTCCTGCACGTCTTGGCGGAGAACATCGCTCAGGCAGGCACCCTGCTCATCGGACTGGCATTCAAGGACGCCTCGGGCCTTTCCGTCTTTCCCCTGGCTCCCGTGGAAATCGTCTGGATCATCATGATCACCTCCGGTCTACCCGACATGGGCCTCGGTTTCGAGCGCGCCGTTCCCGACATCATGGCGCGTCCCCCGCAATCTCTAAAGACAGGAATCTTTACTTTGGAATTCATCATCGACATGATCTTTTACGGACTGTGGATCACGGCGCTATGTCTGGCCTCGTTTGTGTTGCGGGTCTACGCCTGGGGCGACGGCGACTTGGGCAGCGGCTGCAACGAGCATTACTCGGACTCCTGCGAGACCGTGTTTCGCGCGCGCGCCACCACTTTCGCGTGCTTGACGTGGTTTGCCCTCTTCCTGGCTTGGGAGCTCGTCGATATGcgccgctccttcttccgGATGCAGCCTGGCTCCAAGAAGTACTTTACGCAATGGATGGTGGACGTGTGGCGCAACAAGTTCTTGTTTTGGGCGATCGTCGGCGGATTCGTCACGCTGTTTCCTACGCTGTATATCCCCGTGATTAATCATGCCGTGTTCAAGCACACGGGCATCTCGTGGGAGTGGGGTATTGTGTTTGTTGCGGCGGGACTGTtctttggtggtgttgaggggTGGAAGTGGGCTAAAAGGGTTTTCCTCAGGAGACGCGCGAGGAGGGGAGCTGCCAAGAGCggtggaggagcaggaggacaGGGCAAATTGTGGAAGGATATGGATGTGGAGGAAAAGATTTTTGGAGAGTATTTTGGGTCGCCTGCTTCTACGGATGAGGTTTCGCTTCAGGATACTCATACTCGTGGGCATGAAAAGAAGAATGATGAGGGAGCCACGGGCCAGCGCCAGGAGAACCAGGGACGGGATTGA
- a CDS encoding MFS monocarboxylate transporter: MPPSPPPYMEAIRTPGGHVQDSRGRSDSEDSDIDIHGIDQHQHHDEDDSHEEDEKHAVNNTNNNGGGGALSLVKTLSRVLSRPESNFDPGPPPDGGARAWCTVAATHLVVMTTWGTISSFGVFQTYYTSTLNAHSSVVMITPSTISWIGSLQVFLLFFIGTFTGRLTDGGYFRHIYLLGTAFIALGMFSTADALDSLTSGTDPQNAKSAVWKLFLAQGIAMGLGNGCLFCPCVATLSTYFSKKRSLAIGMGACGTATGGLVFPSMMRSLLPRVGFAWTVRAMGFICVGCLLGAFWVIKPRTKPRGMRGALVEWSAFKEGEYSLFVAGSFMCFLGLYFAFYYLASFCRDIVGLAYEDSLNILLVLNGVGIFGRLVPNYLADRVGPINLFIPFAAVGGICMLCWMAVESEAGLYVWAVFYGAAAGGIQSLFPAGLTSLTTDLRKTGVRMGMVFTCNSFATLAGPPIAGAIITSMGGRYYGAQAFAGSTLLCGTGLLAAARMVKARKVQREGGSGGVWKVKV, from the exons ATGCCACCATCCCCGCCTCCATACATGGAAGCAATTCGAACGCCAGGAGGCCATGTTCAAGACTCAAGAGGACGATCAGACAGTGAAGACAGCGATATTGATATCCACGGAATCGATCAACACCAGCACCatgacgaagacgacagccatgaagaagatgagaagCACGcagtcaacaacaccaacaacaacggaggaggtggtgctcTTTCCCTAGTCAAGACCCTTTCGCGAGTATTATCAAGACCAGAATCGAATTTCGATCCGGGCCCACCGCCAGATGGGGGCGCAAGGGCTTGGTGTACCG TCGCAGCAACCCACCTAGTCGTCATGACCACCTGGGGCACCATCAGCTCCTTTGGCGTATTCCAGACCTACTACACTTCCACTCTCAACGCTCACTCTTCAGTCGTGATGATCACaccctccaccatctcctgGATCGGCTCTCTGCAAGTTTTTctgctcttcttcatcggcaCTTTTACCGGCCGCCTCACAGACGGCGGCTACTTTCGGCACATTTACCTCTTGGGAACAGCATTCATTGCCCTCGGCATGTTTTCCACCGCCGATGCTTTAGACAGCCTCACTTCCGGAACGGACCCCCAAAATGCCAAAAGCGCAGTCTGGAAATTGTTTTTAGCCCAAGGAATCGCCATGGGCCTAGGCAACGGCTGCCTCTTTTGCCCCTGCGTAGCCACCTTGTCTACATATTTCAGCAAAAAACGGAGTCTGGCTATCGGCATGGGCGCCTGCGGGACGGCCACGGGCGGCTTAGTTTTTCCCTCCATGATGCGCAGTTTGTTACCTCGCGTCGGGTTCGCGTGGACAGTCAGGGCAATGGGTTTCATCTGCGTTGGATGTCTACTGGGTGCATTCTGGGTGATCAAACCACGCACCAAGCCGCGGGGGATGCGAGGCGCGTTGGTGGAGTGGTCGGCTTTCAAAGAGGGGGAGTACTCCTTGTTTGTGGCTGGGAGCTTCATGTGTTTTTTGGGACTGTACTTTGCGTTTTACTACCTCGCGAGTTTTTGTAGGGATATCGTCGGGCTGGCGTACGAGGATAGCTTGAATATCCTGCTGGTGTTGAACGGGGTCGGGATCTTTGGGCGGTTGGTGCCGAATTACTTGGCTGATCGGGTGGGGCCGATTAATTTGTTTATCCCCTTTGCGGCGGTGGGCGGCATTTGCATGTTGTGCTGGATGGCGGTCGAGTCCGAGGCGGGATTGTATGTGTGGGCCGTGTTTTacggggcggcggcgggagggATCCAGAGTCTGTTCCCGGCGGGGTTGACGAGTTTGACGACGGATTTAAGAAAGACGGGCGTGAGGATGGGCATGGTGTTTACGTGTAATAGCTTTGCGACGCTGGCGGGGCCGCCGATTGCGGGGGCGATTATCACGAGTATGGGGGGTAGGTATTATGGCGCGCAGGCGTTTGCGGGGTCGACGCTGTTGTGTGGGACGGGattgttggcggcggcgaggatggtgaaggcgaggaaggtgcagagggagggggggagtgGAGGGGTTTGGAAGGTCAAGGTTTGA
- a CDS encoding bilirubin oxidase has product MASFSLSQTLLFLVLVLSAVQLGSVSAGIDKWLSPPYKWTFQFPLPIPPVKAPSKTIVNPITGKNILYYEVEIKEFKSQVYPDRGPATLWGYDGMSPGPTFIVEKGTETVVRFVNNARLANSVHLHGSYSRAPFDGWAEDITPPGWYKDYYYPNSQSGRTLWYHDHAIDHTAENAYYGQAGAYILHDPSIESPLGLPSGYGTFDIPLILSAKQYTSSGSLFSPADETTSLYGDVIHVNGQPWPFLNVEPRKYRFRFLDASISRSFLLYFERDAKVGGTKLPFDVIASDAGLLNAPQRVNELYISMAERYEVVVDFGGYKGENITLKNARDVGADRDFPDTDKVMRFVVSDVAVVDDESSRVPAVLRSVPFPKTKTQVDQHFKFERSNGEWKINGVSFADVANRVLARPKRGTVEVWELENSSGGWTHPIHIHLVDFRVKKRVNGKRSVLPYEAQGLKDVVWLGPGETVTVEAHYAPWDGVYMFHCHNLIHEDHEMMAAFNVSVLQDLGYDETHYIDPMEARWRARQQSVEAFDDSAVEARVKEMAGFRPYDKVEEVESVLDQYWETKTKAGSTATQVVPTTISAGVFTTSVKASTTSFKTSTASSSSSTRTSSTSTKRKD; this is encoded by the exons ATGGCGTCTTTCAGCCTCAGTCAgactcttctttttcttgttcttgttctctCGGCCGTACAACTAGGCAGTGTCTCTGCCGGAATCGACAAGTGGCTCAGTCCTCCGTACAAGTGGACATTTCAATTCCCTTTACCTATTCCTCCTGTCAAGGCTCCGTCAAA AACCATCGTAAACCCCATCACGGGAAAGAACATTCTCTACTACGAGGTTGAAATCAAGGAGTTCAAGTCCCAGGTTTATCCCGACCGTGGACCGGCCACGCTATGGGGGTACGATGGCATGTCACCGGGTCCGACGTTCATAGTAGAAAAGGGGACCGAGACGGTAGTGAGGTTTGTTAATAATGCGCGGTTGGCCAACTCGGTGCATCTTCATGGGTCTTACTCG AGAGCCCCCTTCGACGGCTGGGCAGAAGACATCACTCCCCCCGGCTGGTACAAagactactactaccccaACAGCCAATCCGGCCGAACCCTGTGGTACCACGACCACGCCATTGACCAC ACAGCAGAAAACGCCTACTACGGGCAAGCAGGCGCCTACATCCTGCACGACCCCTCCATCGAATCCCCTCTCGGTCTCCCCTCCGGCTACGGCACGTTCGACATCCCCCTAATCCTCTCCGCCAAACAATACACTTCCTCCGGCTCGCTGTTCTCGCCCGCCGACGAAACCACCTCCTTGTACGGGGACGTGATCCACGTAAACGGCCAACCCTGGCCCTTTTTAAACGTCGAACCGCGTAAATACCGCTTTCGCTTTCTCGACGCATCCATCTCCCGCTCCTTTTTGCTTTACTTTGAGCGTGACGCCAAAGTTGGTGGGACTAAACTCCCGTTTGATGTGATTGCCTCCGATGCTGGCCTCCTCAATGCGCCGCAGCGGGTCAACGAGCTGTATATCTCCATGGCGGAGAGGTATGAAGTCGTTGTGGATTTTGGAGGGTATAAAGGGGAGAATATAACGCTGAAAAATGCGAGGGATGTTGGTGCTGATAGGGATTTTCCTGATACGGATAAGGTGATGAGGTTTGTTGTTTCTGACgtcgctgttgttgatgacgagTCGAGTAGGGTACCGGCTGTCTTGAGAAGTGTTCCGTTTCCAAAGACAAAAACCCAGGTGGACCAGCACTTCAAGTTTGAACGGTCAAATGGCGAATGGAAGATCAACGGCGTATCGTTTGCGGACGTGGCGAATCGCGTGCTGGCGAGACCGAAGCGCGGAACGGTGGAGGTCTGGGAACTGGAGAATAGTAGTGGTGGGTGGACGCATCCTATCCATATCCACCTGGTGGATTTTCGGGTCAAGAAAAGGGTGAATGGGAAGCGCTCAGTTTTGCCTTATGAGGCACAGGGGTTGAAGGATGTGGTGTGGTTGGGGCCGGGCGAGACGGTCACGGTGGAAGCGCACTATGCCCCTTGGGATGGGGTGTACATGTTCCACTGCCATAATCTGATTCATGAGGATCATGAGATGATGGCTGCTTTCAATGTGTCTGTTCTCCAAGATTTGGGGTATGACGAGACGCATTATATCGATCCGATGGAGGCGCGGTGGCGGGCGAGGCAGCAGAGCGTCGAGGCATTTGATGACAGCGCCGTGGAAGCAAGGGTGAAGGAGATGGCAGGGTTCAGGCCGTATGATAAGGtcgaggaggtggagagtGTGTTGGACCAGTATTgggagacgaagacgaaggcTGGGTCGACGGCGACGCAGGTGGTCCCTACTACGATTAGTGCTGGAGTCTTCACCACGTCCGTGAAGGCCAGTACTACTTCATTCAAGACGTCAACGGCTAGTAGCAGTTCTTCTACTAGGACTTCGTCGACGAgtacgaagaggaaggattaa
- a CDS encoding trehalose-phosphatase: MTQGQQQQQQQHRIVIPRPEASRTESSLPGHLRPSVINVPVTPGISREAYEEQLTDMLSGSTGPGYFERRIDEHDIARSPGTVGLEETGSVDRQLAVGADAGKDFMRRLSTAVTDSGAAAVGNQDSLSDIRHKFPNLSLSGNIISATFTIPHLLKYTKGSGENGTTGSWDLKPRRGQSALFDSFSYLSSDDAPWNHTVVAWTGEIEEVKSAQHAGKAPATTVGQPSLNPLSRPVPIDGSVTPPAHPTADGLWIPKEDMHLLEHDLSHNRKIKTVPVWLADDIEGHDDGIRLKDQARWRRYAEHSLYTLFHYKQNEPADGRAERIQWADYYRMNQKFANKILENYKPGDIVIVHDYNLMLLPSMLRQRAPHMYIAFFLHSPFPSSEFLRCLPRRKEVLEGVLGSNLVGFQSYSYSRHFASCCTRVLGFPSDTTGVEAYGTRVEVGVFPIGIDAIKVAAAAWKPSATAKFEGLKKMYAGKKLIVGRDKLDSVRGVPQKLMAFERFLELYPEWREKVVLIQVTSPTNIEEEKEDSENKISSRVNELVMKINGMYGSLGDTPVQHYPQYISQDEYFALLRAADIGLITSVRDGMNTTSMEYIICQRDNAGPLILSEFSGTAGSLKDAIHINPWDLTDVAKQINNALTMSQERRQSIEKSLLEHVTNKNVQFWITGLLRRLISVLANRKDIIATPLLDRATMLRKYRAANKRLFMFDYDGTLTPIVREPSAAIPSERVINSLKALAADPRNAVWIISGRDQEFLQQHLGHITELGFSAEHGSFMRHPGSTEWENLAEKFDMGWQAEVLEVFQKYTDKTPGSFIERKRCALTWHYRLADPEQGLHMARDCQKELETTVGRKWDVEVMAGKANLEVRPTFINKGEIAKRLVTEYNAELKALAAKSSGSPDKVASEKLEFVLCMGDDFTDEDMFRSLNVLSGPGEDAEIKPENCFTVTVGASTKVTLARWHLLEPEDVIECVALLAGVGGAGAGGAGGVLSMGEVNLGALSTVEDHIPDGQTQ; the protein is encoded by the exons ATGACACAaggacaacagcagcagcagcagcagcaccggATCGTGATACCCAGACCAGAAGCCTCGCGCACCGAATCCTCGCTCCCGGGCCATTTGCGCCCCTCGGTCATCAATGTGCCCGTCACTCCGGGCATCAGCCGCGAGGCCTACGAAGAACAGCTCACCGACATGCTCTCAGGTTCCACGGGTCCTGGCTACTTTGAGAGGCGAATTGACGAGCACGACATTGCCCGGTCTCCAGGCACCGTCGGCCTGGAGGAGACAGGAAGCGTGGACAGGCAGCTCGCGGTGGGTGCCGATGCCGGCAAGGACTTTATGCGCCGTCTGAGCACGGCCGTCACGGACTCCGGCGCGGCGGCCGTTGGGAACCAGGACTCCCTCTCCGACATCCGCCACAAGTTCCCCAACCTGTCGCTTAGCGGAAACATCATCTCAGCCACCTTCACAATCCCCCACCTGCTCAAGTATACCAAGGGCAGCGGCGAAAACGGCACCACGGGTTCCTGG GATCTAAAACCCCGCCGGGGACAGTCGGCGCTTTTCGATTCGTTTTCGTACCTCTCGTCTGATGACGCCCCATGGAATCACACGGTTGTCGCCTGGACTGGCGAGATTGAGGAGGTCAAGTCCGCCCAGCACGCCGGCAAGGCGCCTGCTACCACGGTCGGCCAACCCTCGCTCAACCCCCTTTCCCGCCCCGTGCCCATCGATGGCAGCGTCACTCCTCCGGCCCACCCCACGGCAGACGGCCTCTGGATCCCCAAGGAAGACATGCACTTGCTGGAGCACGACCTGTCGCACAACCGCAAGATCAAGACTGTCCCAGTCTGGCTCGCCGACGACATCGAGGGCCATGACGATGGCATCAGGCTGAAGGACCAGGCCCGCTGGAGACGCTACGCCGAGCACTCCCTCTACACGCTTTTCCACTACAAGCAGAACGAGCCCGCCGATGGCCGCGCCGAAAGAATCCAGTGGGCTGACTACTACCGCATGAACCAAAAGTTCGCCAACAAGATTCTCGAAAACTACAAGCCCGGCGACATTGTCATTGTGCATGACTACAACCTGATGCTTCTGCCTAGCATGTTGCGCCAGCGGGCTCCCCACATGTACATTGCCTTTTTCCTGCATTCGCCCTTCCCCAGTTCCGAGTTCTTGCGCTGCCTTCCCAGGAGAAAGGAAGTCCTGGAGGGCGTCTTGGGCTCCAACCTGGTCGGCTTCCAGAGCTACAGCTACTCGCGCCATTTTGCTAGCTGCTGTACCCGCGTCCTTGGCTTCCCCTCCGATACTACCGGCGTCGAGGCCTACGGCACGCGTGTTGAAGTCGGCGTCTTCCCCATTGGTATCGACGCTATCAAGGTCGCTGCCGCTGCGTGGAAGCCGTCCGCCACTGCAAAGTTCGAGGGACTGAAGAAGATGTACGCCGGCAAGAAGCTCATTGTCGGCCGTGATAAGTTGGATAGCGTCCGTGGCGTTCCCCAGAAGCTCATGGCTTTTGAGCGCTTCCTCGAGCTCTACCCTGAGTGGAGGGAAAAGGTCGTTCTCATCCAGGTTACCTCGCCCACTAACattgaggaggaaaaggaggattCCGAGAACAAGATCTCCAGCCGTGTCAACGAGCTTGTCATGAAGATCAATGGCATGTACGGCTCGCTTGGCGACACTCCTGTGCAGCATTACCCCCAGTACATTTCGCAAGATGAGTACTTTGCTCTGCTCCGTGCTGCCGATATTGGCCTCATCACCTCGGTCAGAGACGGCATGAACACGACCTCGATGGAGTACATTATCTGCCAGCGTGACAATGCTGGCCCGCTCATTCTCTCCGAGTTCAGCGGTACCGCTGGCTCGCTGAAGGATGCCATCCACATCAACCCCTGGGATCTTACCGATGTCGCCAAGCAGATTAACAATGCTCTCACCATGTCGCAAGAGCGCCGCCAAAGTATCGAGAAGAGCTTGCTTGAGCACGTCACCAACAAGAACGTCCAGTTCTGGATCACCGGTCTCCTACGTCGTCTGATTAGTGTCCTCGCTAACAGAAAAGACATCATCGCCACTCCCCTGCTCGATCGCGCCACCATGCTCCGCAAGTACCGGGCGGCCAACAAGCGTTTGTTCATGTTCGACTACGACGGCACTCTCACACCCATTGTCAGGGAACCTAGTGCCGCCATCCCGTCGGAGCGCGTTATCAACAGCCTCAAGGCTCTGGCGGCCGATCCCCGCAACGCCGTCTGGATCATTTCCGGCCGCGACCAGGAGTTCCTTCAGCAGCACCTTGGCCACATTACCGAGTTGGGCTTCAGCGCAGAGCATGGTAGTTTCATGCGGCACCCGGGCTCGACGGAGTGGGAGAACCTGGCCGAGAAGTTTGATATGGGCTGGCAGGCCGAGGTTCTGGAAGTCTTCCAGAAGTACACCGACAAGACTCCAG GCTCCTTCATTGAACGCAAGCGCTGTGCTCTCACCTGGCACTACCGCCTCGCCGATCCCGAGCAGGGTCTCCACATGGCTCGCGACTGCCAAAAGGAGCTCGAGACCACCGTCGGCCGTAAGTGGGACGTCGAGGTTATGGCGGGCAAGGCCAACCTTGAGGTGCGTCCCACGTTCATCAATAAGGGCGAGATCGCGAAGCGCCTCGTCACGGAGTACAATGCCGAGCTCAAGGCTCTTGCTGCCAAGTCTTCGGGGTCGCCAGACAAGGTTGCTTCCGAGAAGCTCGAGTTTGTGCTCTGCATGGGTGATGATTTCACCGATGAGGACATGTTCCGCAGCCTGAACGTGCTATCCGGACCTGGCGAAGACGCCGAGATCAAGCCCGAGAACTGCTTCACTGTCACGGTCGGCGCAAGCACCAAGGTTACACTGGCTAGGTGGCACTTGTTGGAACCTGAGGATGTAATTGAATGCGTGGCCCTCCTTGCTGGcgttggtggtgctggcgctggtggtgctggcggcGTGCTGTCCATGGGAGAGGTCAACCTTGGAGCGTTGAGCACGGTTGAGGATCACATTCCCGATGGCCAGACGCAGTAA